From the genome of Toxoplasma gondii ME49 chromosome XII, whole genome shotgun sequence:
CGTAGGTTTAAAAGCAAGCCCGTAAAGGAAATCCTTAAATCCGTGTTGCATGGGCAACTCGAAGGCGTAGAATATAATGCAGAAGAGTCCCCACTTCTGACAAAACAGATCGCCAACGAAATCAAAGACAGGCTCAAAGGTGAGGTGTGACAACAGCCCCTTTCATGGTCGCGAGAAAGACCTGGCGATATGCTTGCCACGCATACCTATTTGCGGATGGATTGTTGAGATTGTCTCGGCGCGTGACTGTCAAACATGTTCCATCGGAGTATCGACCTGGGTGTACCTGTTCTGCTCACTGCCGGGGTAAGGCGTTGAACAAAACACTGACGGGACAGTTTCGAGCCTTTTCCTGTACAGACCTCGACGTGCCTCGGTACAAAATCCTCGTCAACGTCATTCTGGGGGAACAGCGAGGGCAAGGCGTCAGGTGAGACTCTCACAGCTGCCAGCAAACATGTCCTTTGATAGGCTCATCGCATAAACGAAAGAGGACGTTAGATTCTGTTTGTCTCCCTGTAAAATTTCCTCCATGTCTTAAATAGTGGTATACTTCTTCCTGAAACACGTCGTTTAACCGAAAGTTTTCGGCCTTCTTTCGATCATGATATGTTTTATACCAAGAAAAATCTCGGCGCACACGGGACCACCACAGTAGACATAAAAGTAACTTAGCACATTGCGACGATGTAGAGGTTGTCGGTGAGCTGCAACTTTTAAAACTCTTAAGATTCGATCTCAAGGGATGACAATACAGAGATAAATCTGAACCACTGCCTTTCGAAGATCAGCTTCAAAAGGCTAGAGGGCGTTACATATTACACTCACTTGATAGCGTCTTTCTAGCACCACAACTTTTAAAAGACGAACCCCGCTGGCCAGGAAATCACCATGTCCATTGTCTGACAGACTGATGCATACCCGCAAATCTTCAGTCCTTCTCGTGAAATGTTTGTCGCCATCCCTTTGAGCATTCGCGTCTTTCTTGGTTTTTCTGTAGACTGGGAAGACGGTGCTTTTGGGACAACAATACGGACTCAGTTGCAAATGAATCTTTTGTGAACGTGAGTTTGCCCTAGAGCAGTCAACAGTATTCGTGTCGCACCATCCTGCGACTCAACTCcattctctctccctttaCCATCCAGTAATTACCAGCAAGATAGCCAGTTTGTTTATCTGATTTCTCTGGGGTCAGATACATGCATGACACGACGGGGGGGGCTTCAACCTCACAAGAAAAATATGCCAGGATGCAGTTCTACTCTGAGGAGTCAGTGTCACACGCGCTCCACATGATTACTCTCTTCATAGGAGTTTCCCTCGCCTTTTTTGTCGTTGTACGCAGACAGAAGCACGCAAGAAGCATAGAGTTTCTCACATTGTAGAACGGGGAATGCCAAGGGAGTGTGGGTTGACGTCGGGCCGACGCTGGTGTCCATTACACTACATAGCTTGCCACACACAGAGGACAGTGGCTCTATCCCGAGCTGCGGAATTAGCAAATTTTTGTATCAAATGCAAGCTTCCTGCGGTGTCCTTTCAGGATCACCTGTTCTGCATCGCGACAGCGTATGCAGTGTACCTGTACTGATCCTCAAAAAGCCACAGGAGTCCTGAAGAGCTAGAGATCCGGCTGATTACTTGTCAACGACTAGTCTCTGTTCCGGTTGAACCAAAGTTCGTGTGAACATGAAGTCAACATTTTGTCCGACTTCACAGTCTCGAGATCAGACACTCGCGAAGAAGTCTGTACGGAACAACATCACGGAGCACAGGTCGCCTTCGTTGCATCGAGCGAGACCGACACAAAAAAACCAAATGTCGCGTCTACGGTGCATGTGGCACATTTGAGAcatctcttttctgtttATCCTCATTCATCTTGCCCACCGTCCAGGAGAGACCTTTAGACCCTTGtgcatttctctgtctcgtcctctAGGCTCTCCGACCATTCTGTACATGCACAGCTGACCTACCTACGAAATTCCATCTTTTTGCACCTTAGATTACGCTCGTGCCTGTTgcgttctccctcgtcttccttgaTAGATGAGAAATGCCCTTTTCTTGTCTAAAACGAAAGATTCATCTGCGAGTTTGCGACTCATGTTTGACCCGCAACAATACCCTCCAACGTGACATACGCAGAATGCTTGCTTCCAAGAAACGCTCGGTAATATTCACAACACAAGCTACCCAAAACCAATTAGGACACCGGTGTAAAATACACGCCCATGCGTGTCGTGAAACTGTTTATATAGAGAGACAgtatacatagatatatctATCTTGACATGTCTATCTGTCTCTACTGTCTATCTACCCCGGGGCTGAATGCCTTTTCAAGTCTCACAACTCTGCGAAAAATTCCATCAAACTGACACATCTCTCGCAAATTGCAGCATGCGTGCCCACACATTTCGTACCGTGTCACATTTACTACCGTTCTATACACATCTTATCCTGCTCCCACAGAGATGTGCAAGACCGTAAAACCAAGGGTGGCCGAGAGTTCGTCCCTGGGGTCTTGTTAGTCCAGTTTAACCATAGAATGTCGGATGGAGCAGCTGTCGTTCAGGAGTTCCAGGCAGATATTCAGGCGCTTACTCCGAAATGcatgagagaaaagagctaTCGAGCTTGAATGCTCTCATTTAGAATGGAAAAAGAACGCAGACGACCTCGATGGGCGAAATGCGCGGTCACAAGACACGACGTAGTTGCGCAATGGACTGCAAGCGACAGCGTCTTGCCGGGCAGCTTTTCtcagaaaacaagagacatCCTATCTTTCCCTGCTTTTTTGTCTTCATTTTGAGTCCGAAGGCATTCTCGCTTGTCTATTTGTTTCCGAACGGCTGTGGCAAAATCCATCTTGCCCTTTTCTTTGCCGAAACTAGGTCGCTGCGAGTGGCAGGACCGCGCAAAAGACAAGACAAGGGGGCTCTCCGCTGCTGGTGACAGAACACGCTTCTGGCATCTTTGACTTTCCCTTTCTTATTTCACCCTCTTTTTCACGGCACAAATGAAATTTTCTGCCCTTTTCGCTCCCAGGTCTCCAGTCTCAGCCCTCTCACTCTACTGTCCGTCCATCCGTACCGCACCCGCCGCCTCTCCCTACACTCACCAGTCGTGACCAGCGCTTCTAGAGTCGTAGAGCACAGGATCCTTGtgcctctcgcgttttctttcctgcctctttcttcgtttgcttATTCTCCATTGTCGACCTTTTGCTCGTGGCTTCCCGATTCGTCCCTCGGATCTTCCTGCCTCTGGGGAAGGACGTATCCTCAAACTCGCTGTCGCAGTTCTTTGTTTCACCGACGCCCCACTGGTGCCGCCGTTTCTTGTCACCCACTCTCCCTTTTCGTATTTTGTAAACTACGCTGCGTTTTTATCTTGGATTCCTTGTTTCTTGTTCCACGTCTTCCTTGGATATCCCCCCGCCGCCATTCTGTACGCTACCCCGGACACCGTTCCTGCCTGTCCTGCAGACTTTTTGCGCCTGCTGATCGTATTTCCTCGGCGCTGTTAACTGGATCTGGATTCATCAGCCACTGTGTGAGATACTGAGACTCAACGAACGCTTGTCTGTGCATCTCTTTCGTCCCCATGGTACTCGGCGCGCGTCGTTCTGGGCGCTCCATGGCGCCCCGAGTGACTCTTTACCCTTCGGAAGTGagtgcagacgagaaagaaactgaGCGCACGATGGAAGTCAGCGCAAAccaggaagaggcagacgactTTTCCCCGCACTGCCCGTCTATAGACACTTTTCTGAAGAAAATCGGAAAAGACTTGGGCctcgacgcagacggagTCGAGGACATTCGCGCTCGGCTCCTGGTCAACCAAATCACCACCGGAGAGGTAAGAGATGCACTGCTATCGCCGCAAAGCAGCGGGGAAGGGAGTTGCCTGTATGTCATTTTCCGGCGTTTTCAGAACGCATTTGCATGCGAACTGTGAACACAAACATGTCTGGAGGCTCGGTGAGACATCTGATTCAACCGACGCGCCAAACCTCGGTCATCATGGTCAGAATGAGGAAAGAGCGAACGGCCCAGCTGGAgtcaaagagagaggaaaggataGACGAGAGAGCGGGAAGCAATGCCAGGAACGCAtttt
Proteins encoded in this window:
- a CDS encoding Tctex2-related light chain (encoded by transcript TGME49_278790); translated protein: MTVCSLAGDPVESPTQAVFPAYRHKFKSKPVKEILKSVLHGQLEGVEYNAEESPLLTKQIANEIKDRLKDLDVPRYKILVNVILGEQRGQGVRLGRRCFWDNNTDSVANESFVNDHLFCIATAYAVYLY